The Rahnella aquatilis CIP 78.65 = ATCC 33071 genomic sequence CACGGTACCGCAACGTTCATGATCCTGGGTGCCATCTGTACCCGTCGCTGTCCGTTCTGCGATGTGGCACACGGTCGCCCGACCGCGCCTGATACCAACGAGCCGGAAAAACTGGCCCAGACCATTTCTGATATGGGTCTGCGTTATGTCGTGATCACCTCTGTTGACCGTGATGACCTGCGCGACGGCGGGGCTCAGCATTTTGCGGATTGTATTACTGCTATCCGTGCAAAAAATCCAACCATCAAAATCGAAACTCTGGTCCCGGATTTCCGTGGCCGTATGGATCGTGCGCTGGAAATCCTGAACGCCAGCCCGCCGGACGTGTTTAACCACAATCTGGAAAACGTGCCGCGTGTTTACCGTCAGGTCCGTCCGGGTGCCAACTACGAGTGGTCCCTGACGCTGTTGCAACGTTTTAAAGAAGCGCATCCGGAAATCCCAACCAAATCAGGTCTGATGGTGGGGCTGGGTGAAACAAACGAAGAAATTATCGAAGTCATGCGCGACCTGCGTCGTCATGGCGTGACCATGCTGACGCTCGGCCAGTACTTACAGCCAAGCCGTCACCACCTGCCGGTGCAGCGTTACGTGAGCCCTGAAGAGTTTGATCAAATGAAAGAAGCAGCGATGGAAATGGGCTTCACCCATGCAGCCTGCGGTCCGTTCGTGCGTTCTTCTTATCACGCCGACCTGCAAGCTAAAGGGTTAGAGGTTAAGTAACATTTCGTAACGTCTTTGCCTGAGAAAAACAAAAAGGTTGTTCGCAAGAACAACCTTTTTTCGTTTGGCTGAGACGCCGGAGACGCGTTTACCGAAAACTCAGTCTTTGTGCTCAACACGTTGAGCAGGCTTTTCTTCTGCGGTTTTTTCAGCAGAAGCGGGAGCCGGATCATCGTTCATGGCTTTCTTGAAGCCACGCAATGCCGCGCCCAGGTCGCCGCCCAGAGAACGCAGTTTGCTGGTACCGAACAACAGAACGATCAGCACGCCGACCACCAACAATTTAGTAATACTTAGACCTTCCATACATACCTTCTTTACACTGAGTGCTGGAAAACAGCAGTGGCAATTTGCCGTTATTAACGGCCATTCGCGACGTTAATACAACCCGAAAATGTAACAGAACGGATCCAGAACTGTGCGCATTGTGACCAGAGTGAGCTATTATGAGCGTGAATAGCACGCTCATAAAGTACTTCTGTCTTTATTTACAGCAAATCCGCTGCATGTTTGCTTTCGATCAGATGAAACGACTCAGGAAAGCCTGTGTCCGCTGATGTTGCGGATTGACCAGGACATCATCCGCCGCCCCCTGCTCAACGACAACGCCGCGATCCATAAACACCACGCGATCGGCAGCCTCTTTCGCAAAACCGATCTCATGCGTCACCACAATCATCGTCAGTCCCTGCTTTGCCAGATCCCGCATGGTCGCCAGCACTTCGCCCACCAGTTCAGGGTCGAGCGCGGACGTTGGTTCATCAAACAGCATCAGCTTAGGTTTCACCGCCAGCGCACGGGCGATAGCAACACGCTGTTGCTGCCCCCCGGAAAGATGACGCGGGTAGGCATTTGCTTTATCGCTCAGGCCGACTTTTTGCAGCAATTCACGGGCATATTTCTCTGCTTCATGACGGCTTTCTTTATGCACGCCAACCGGCGCCTCAATGATATTTTGCAACACGGTCATGTGCGGATAAAGATTGAATTGCTGGAATACCATGCCGATATCCCGGCGCTGCCGCGCGATCGCCCGTTCAGGCAATTTATGCAGACGGTCACCGCGAAGTTCATAACCGATTTGCTCGCCGCCTACCATGATGGAACCGCGATCAATATCTTCCAGATGATTTATACAGCGCAGGAATGTGGACTTACCCGAGCCAGACGGCCCGAGGATCACCACCACTTCGCTGGGTTTCACATCAAGATCAATTCCCTTCAGCACCTCGTTATCACCATAACTTTTGTGCACGTTACGGGCGACCACCAGTGATGCTTGTCCGGATGACGGTACGTCAGCGGGCAATTGACTCATAAGTCCTCCTTTTGGGCCATGCCCGGTGAATGGATGATCGGTGCGGTTTTTTCTTCCGTATTGCTCTGACGACGTTTGGCGTTAGGCAATGTCCGGCGTGTGCCCCGGGAATAATAGCGTTCAATCGCAGACTGCCCGAGATTGAGCAATGACGTGATAAACAAATACCAGATCACTGCCACCATCAGCATCGGCACCACTTCAAAGGTACGGTTGTAAACCGTTTGCACGGAATACAGCAAATCACCCATGGCGATAACGCTGACCAGCGATGTGGCTTTAATCATGCTGATCAGCTGATTACCGGTCGGAGGAATAATCGAACGCATGGCCTGCGGGATGATGATCCGGCGCAGCGCGCGGCCACGACTCATGCCAAATGCCTGTGCGGTTTCCGCCTGACCATTATCGACTGACAGCAAGCCTGCCCGAATGATTTCTGCCATATAAGCCGCTTCATTCAGTGCCAGACCGGCAATGGCAGCGGTCAGCGGGGTGATCAGATCATTGG encodes the following:
- a CDS encoding amino acid ABC transporter permease, whose translation is MTDKPYSSKPAVKDDYTQDPRRNVEFSHAPRNYGRWIAWIVVLLIAADVIWAVSHNENFEWHVVAQWFTEGSVIKGLGVTLGLTVVSMLLGVIIGLMLAIARLSDSLLLRKLAGLYIWFFRGTPLLVQLLFWYNMSTLFPRVVLGVPFGPEYMSWNTNDLITPLTAAIAGLALNEAAYMAEIIRAGLLSVDNGQAETAQAFGMSRGRALRRIIIPQAMRSIIPPTGNQLISMIKATSLVSVIAMGDLLYSVQTVYNRTFEVVPMLMVAVIWYLFITSLLNLGQSAIERYYSRGTRRTLPNAKRRQSNTEEKTAPIIHSPGMAQKEDL
- a CDS encoding amino acid ABC transporter ATP-binding protein — encoded protein: MSQLPADVPSSGQASLVVARNVHKSYGDNEVLKGIDLDVKPSEVVVILGPSGSGKSTFLRCINHLEDIDRGSIMVGGEQIGYELRGDRLHKLPERAIARQRRDIGMVFQQFNLYPHMTVLQNIIEAPVGVHKESRHEAEKYARELLQKVGLSDKANAYPRHLSGGQQQRVAIARALAVKPKLMLFDEPTSALDPELVGEVLATMRDLAKQGLTMIVVTHEIGFAKEAADRVVFMDRGVVVEQGAADDVLVNPQHQRTQAFLSRFI
- the lipA gene encoding lipoyl synthase; its protein translation is MSKPIQMERGVKYRDADKMALIPVKTVVSDRQEMLRKPAWMKIKLPADSTKIQGIKSALRKNGLHSVCEEAACPNLSECFNHGTATFMILGAICTRRCPFCDVAHGRPTAPDTNEPEKLAQTISDMGLRYVVITSVDRDDLRDGGAQHFADCITAIRAKNPTIKIETLVPDFRGRMDRALEILNASPPDVFNHNLENVPRVYRQVRPGANYEWSLTLLQRFKEAHPEIPTKSGLMVGLGETNEEIIEVMRDLRRHGVTMLTLGQYLQPSRHHLPVQRYVSPEEFDQMKEAAMEMGFTHAACGPFVRSSYHADLQAKGLEVK
- the tatE gene encoding twin-arginine translocase subunit TatE, producing the protein MEGLSITKLLVVGVLIVLLFGTSKLRSLGGDLGAALRGFKKAMNDDPAPASAEKTAEEKPAQRVEHKD